The Lampris incognitus isolate fLamInc1 chromosome 17, fLamInc1.hap2, whole genome shotgun sequence genome contains a region encoding:
- the hcar1-3 gene encoding hydroxycarboxylic acid receptor 2 — protein sequence MEGEASIFATKMPTSIPLSTNQTSSVGCPPVGIHLEGLILPPILTIDVILGLLGNLVALWIFCFRMKVWNPNTLFLINLVIADFLVLVSLPLRIDALLRGYWVFGDGLCRINLFLMFSNRSASIGLMTVIAIYRYFKVVHPHHRLNRMTKRQAGYVPAFIWLLVIGPRVPMLAFNHIKGSGAKTQCFFFTSYKEASRAIIVLVGMHRILSVLEFLFPLALLLFCSARISCILRQRKMSKAQNVRRAMRVCAVIVAVFFICFLPGTVTTAGLWIIASNRPLDCASFYTFTQLTIVSFGLNFLNSALDPVIYCFSSSMFRNALRDSLPKALRCGEKGDGEAATSTSGTRSTEGQELKSMAAVEKK from the exons ATGGAGGGGGAAGCCAGTATCTTCGCCACCAAGATGCCCACTAGCATACCACTCTCCACTAACCAGACCTCTAGTGTTGGTTGCCCGCCAGTCGGTATACACCTGGAGGGACTGATCCTGCCTCCCATCCTGACCATTGATGTCATATTAGGGCTGCTGGGAAACTTAGTTGCCCTGTGGATCTTCTGCTTCCGAATGAAGGTCTGGAACCCAAACACCCTGTTCCTCATCAACCTGGTAATCGCTGACTTCCTGGTTTTGGTGAGCCTGCCACTGAGGATTGATGCCTTGCTTAGAGGATACTGGGTGTTCGGGGATGGCTTGTGCCGGATCAACCTCTTCTTGATGTTCAGCAACCGCTCGGCCAGCATTGGCCTCATGACTGTAATAGCGATCTACCGCTACTTTAAG GTTGTCCACCCTCACCACCGCCTCAACCGCATGACCAAGAGGCAGGCTGGGTACGTACCGGCGTTCATCTGGCTGCTGGTGATTGGGCCGCGGGTCCCCATGCTGGCCTTCAACCACATTAAGGGCAGTGGCGCCAAAACCCAGTGTTTCTTCTTCACGTCATACAAGGAGGCATCCCGAGCCATCATCGTCCTCGTCGGCATGCACAGGATCCTGTCCGTGCTGGAGTTTTTGTTCCCGCTGgccctgctgctgttctgctcTGCCCGGATCTCTTGTATCCTGAGACAGCGGAAGATGAGCAAAGCCCAGAACGTGCGCAGGGCGATGCGCGTGTGCGCCGTGATCGTTGCCGTGTTCTTCATCTGTTTCCTACCTGGGACGGTGACAACGGCCGGCCTGTGGATCATCGCTTCAAACCGTCCATTGGACTGTGCCTCCTTCTACACGTTCACCCAGCTGACTATCGTCTCTTTTGGTCTGAACTTCCTGAACTCTGCCCTCGATCCTGTCATCTACTGCTTCTCCAGCTCCATGTTCCGCAACGCCCTCCGGGACTCGCTGCCCAAGGCGCTGCGCTGCGGCGAGAAGGGAGACGGCGAGGCGGCAACGTCCACATCAGGAACTCGGTCGACTGAAGGACAGGAACTCAAATCTATGGCAGCAGTGGAAAAAAAGTGa